In Eupeodes corollae chromosome 3, idEupCoro1.1, whole genome shotgun sequence, a single genomic region encodes these proteins:
- the LOC129950186 gene encoding ETS-like protein pointed — MGKNVFIKEEHHQHQDSSSSLPTNEDGSTLRSLSDLSDHEASLDVPAQIPPFTPGTNKKVAEVLKASFASWEKEVQNCNITKDPREWTEDHVIYWLSWATKEFSLESMNIQPFMKMTGRAMVALGRERFLAIAPPFTGDILWEHLEILQKDCEDGAGAVYNMTSGGVGGGGSSSVCGSDQIANYLGNNNNQRLTAHDYSSSDNSSFHSTSHGGTVIGASVTSHSGTPPPVPPQSSLSSQQQQQQQQHQHQHQHQQQQQQHPTQQQQQMSQQLSQSERVGLGIHSQISSHTPQPNNQQQQQQHHQVAANNNNNNNNNNNNSTTSSSNSSNSSGSTIVAHGDPRSGSSDYSHNNNSAALNLSYMHMAMNAVGGATNNSGAPLYHHIKEEPGLSNNDGFHDTSSMMDHHHPHHAPPPSYQLDTGGGGGGGSASTHAPGPDYYSGILGEHKYNPYARPRYHDNYPPPDFVSYHQPPPPSAFQSSHHPQSQSHQPNLGPDQWSPHNLAAYMSSMGLEKGLGGGGYPTAPGGVPCFTGSGPIQLWQFLLELLMDKTCQSFISWTGDGWEFKLTDPDEVARRWGIRKNKPKMNYEKLSRGLRYYYDKNIIHKTAGKRYVYRFVGDLQNLIGLSPEELCAKYDLKTDNNADD, encoded by the exons ATG GGTAAGAATGTATTCATTAAAGAGGAGCACCATCAGCATCAGGACTCATCATCGTCGCTGCCCACAAATGAAGATGGATCGACGTTGCGTAGTTTATCGGATTTGTCAGATCATGAAGCATCGTTGGATGTACCGGCTCAGATACCGCCATTCACCCCCGGGACGAATAAGAAAGTCGCTGAAGTGCTGAAGGCATCCTTTGCATCGTGGGAGAAAGaagtacaaaattgtaataTCACCAAAGATCCACGCGAATGGACTGAAGATCATGTGATCTATTGGCTTAGTTGGGCCACTAAGGAATTCTCATTGGAATCAATGAATATCCAGCCGTTTATGAAGATGACTGGTCGAGCGATGGTGGCATTGGGCCGGGAGAGATTTCTGGCAATAGCACCACCATTCACAGGGGATATACTGTGGGAGCACTTGGAGATTTTGCAAAAGGATTGTGAAGATGGTGCTGGGGCTGTGTATAATATGACAAGTGGTGGTGTCGGTGGTGGTGGATCATCGTCAGTCTGTGGATCGGACCAAATAGCCAATTATTTAGGTAACAATAATAATCAAAGATTAACCGCACATGATTACTCTTCTAGTGATAATAGCAGTTTTCATTCAACCTCGCATGGTGGGACGGTGATTGGAGCATCTGTGACGTCGCATAGCGGCACTCCACCACCAGTACCTCCACAATCATCGTTGTCgtctcaacaacaacaacaacagcagcaacaccaacatcagcatcagcatcagcagcagcaacaacaacatcccacacaacaacagcaacaaatgtCACAACAACTATCCCAGTCGGAGAGAGTGGGGCTTGGAATTCATTCACAAATCTCCTCACATACTCCCCAACCtaacaaccaacaacaacaacaacagcaccaCCAAGTGGCTGCgaacaacaataataacaacaacaacaataacaacaacagtaCGACAAGTAGTAGTAACAGTAGCAATAGTAGTGGGTCAACAATAGTTGCTCATGGAGATCCACGAAGTGGGTCTTCGGATTACTCGCACAACAACAACTCGGCTGCGTTAAATCTCAGCTACATGCACATGGCTATGAATGCTGTTGGAGGTGCAACAAATAATTCAGGTGCTCCTCTCTACCACCATATCAAAGAAGAACCCGGTCTCAGTAACAATGATGGTTTCCACGATACGTCGTCGATGATggatcatcatcatcctcaccATGCGCCGCCGCCGTCATATCAACTCGACACCGGGGGCGGAGGGGGAGGCGGTTCGGCTTCAACCCACGCACCAGGACCCGACTACTACTCGGGTATACTCGGAGAGCACAAGTACAATCCGTACGCAAGGCCACGGTACCACGACAATTACCCACCGCCAGATTTTGTGTCCTACCATCAGCCACCGCCTCCGTCAGCGTTCCAAAGCAGTCATCATCCGCAGTCTCAATCTCATCAGCCCAACTTGGGGCCCGACCAATGGAGTCCGCACAATTTGGCGGCGTACATGAGTTCGATGGGCTTGGAAAAAGGCCTCGGTGGAGGTGGCTACCCGACGGCTCCTGGTGGAGTGCCTTGCTTCACTGGCTCGGGGCCAATTCAACTGTGGCAGTTCTTGCTTGAACTGCTAATGGATAAAACCTGCCAAAGTTTCATATCCTGGACCGGCGATGGATGGGAATTCAAATTGACCGATCCGGATGAGGTGGCCCGTCGATGGGGCATCCGAAAGAATAAACCAAAAATGAACTACGAGAAGCTAAGTCGTGGTTTGCGGTACTACTACGATAAGAATATCATCCACAAGACGGCGGGCAAGCGCTATGTCTACCGATTTGTGGGCGATCTACAGAATCTGATAGGCCTTTCGCCTGAGGAATTGTGTGCTAAATATGATCTtaaaacagataataatg